In the Labilithrix sp. genome, TCGTGAGCCGCGTCGAGCCGCGCAATGACAGTGCGGGGCAGCGCACCGAAGCAGTGCCTCACAGCAAAGGAGCAACTCCTTACGTCCTTCTTTGACGCCCTTTTCGACGTCCCTTCTCCATGATCTGCTCGTAGACAGCTACCAGTTCCTCGTCCCGGGCTTCTGGCGCAAGCGGCTGATCGTCTCGGTAGCGACCGGGGGGCCCCAGCGGAGGCGGATGAGTGAGCGCGAACAAGCTCGAGTGATGGCCTACGCGGCTACGGCTCCGCGAAGACGTCGTCGAGAGCAGCGGCGGTGACGATGCGGTCTGTCCATCGGGTCAGCTCGTCGAGACCAGCGTCGTGGATGCGAGCTTCGATGGCGGTGTCGAGCGCGCCGAAGCGCGCGCGAAGCAGCCGCGCGAGGACATCTCGCATCGTCTGCTCGCGGCCCTCTTCGCGGCCTGCTTTGCGGCCCTTCTCGAGGAGCTCGCGCTCCCATCGCTCCACGAACCCTTGCGTCGCCATGTCGAACTCCTCGTGGTCTTCGTTCGGCTTGCAGGTCTGCGATTACGGAGAGCAGGATCTACGAACGGAGCTCCTTGCGCGCGACGCCTACGACCAAGTGATGTCGCTCGCGACACACCCTCTCGTCTCCTCGCCGTTCTGGGAACGACGCCTGCCGAGGAACAGCTATCTGGGCCTTAGGCGTCGAGGCCGAGGAAGAGCTGAATGCCTTGAGCGACGGCAGCCAGTTCGTCCTTCGCGATGCGACCGAACACGCGGCGGATACGGCGCTTGTCGATGGAGCGCAGGTGGTCGATGAGCGCGTACGAGGTCTTGATGAGCCCGCTCTTGCCGGGCGCGAGCTCGGGGTACATCGAACCCACGCCGGGCGTGCCCGTGACCGGCACGACGGCAATCAGCGGGAACCGCTGGTCGGCGTTTACCGCGGGATCGCTCACGGCGATGCAGGGGCGCACGTCGCGCTGCTCGTGACCCACCGTGGGATCGAGCTCGACCAGCACGATGCTCCCGCGATCGAGCTTCACGCCGACTCCTCGACCCAGCCCTCGCCCTCGATCCAACGCACGGCGTCGCCAGCGCTCGCATCGACGAGATCGTCGTCGCCCGTGGGAAGGCTCGCGCCCCAATCCGCAAGGCCCGCGTCGGCAAGCTCAGTCGCTTCCGGGTGTGGGGTCTCGAGCGAGCGTAGGAGTCCCTCACGGCGGCGGCGGACAAGCTCGTGCTTGACAGCTTCTGCGATGAAGCGGCTGCGGTTCCGCTCGAAGCGGTCGATGCCCTCGAGCAGCTCGACGGGCAGGGTGACGGTTACGCGCTCGTTTGCCATCGGAGCCTCCAGTATGCGTTTGAGTATGATCATACTCTGCCGATGCGCAAGAATGGCCAGGTGCCGCGGAGTCGACTGGATCTCGGCTGCGTCGCGGCGTCCCTGCGCCTATGCTCGTGCCCCAGCGAGAGGCAGTGATGAAGCACCCGTTCTGGATCGTCGTCCTTGGATTTCTGTTGGCGTTCACGGGGTGCGATCTCGGCGGTGCGCCGGAGGATGCGCGCTTCGACTCCGTGAAGAGCGCCGGCAACGTCATGCCGGGGGCTACCTGGACGAGCGTCTACACGAGCCACTACTACAACGAGTCCTCGTACGGAGAGCCGGTCGAGCTTCGTGCTGAGGTCTGTCCGTCGAACGAGACGGACGGCACTCCTTCCGGCAACCTCACGTTCCATATCGACGGGCAGTCGATCCCTGGCGTCTATGACGGAGGCAGCCAGGGCTGCGGGCAGTGGACCCTCATCGTCTCGGACATGAGCGTCACGGGCGAGGGGAACTCCCACCAGATCTCGGCGACCTACGCCGGCAACCCTCCCCTCCTGGGCTCGTCGTCGGAGCCGTTCTGGTTCCGCGTCTACACGGCGTATACGTTCACCACGATCGAGATGACCCTCGGCGGTCCGCCCGAGGAGACCGACGTCGTCTACGGGGAGCCGCTCGAGTTCAAGGTGCGCGTGCGACGCGGGTACGGGCAGGAGGCCATCGCGGCGGGCGCTGGCGTCGTGCCGCTCAGTCACGAGATCCAGCCGACCGGTGAGGTGAGCCTCGTCCTCTCCCCCAACGGCAAGGGCGGTGGGCAGTCGCGCACTCTCGGGCCGATGAACCTCGTCCCCGACGTCGAGGGGACCGCGACGGCCACGTTCCGGATCAATCCCGCGACGGTGGGTGGGCCGCTCGACGTCGGCTCCTGGATCGTCGATGCAGAATACACGGATCCGAACGAGAACTTCAACGACAGCGCCACCTACGGGAGATGCATTCAGTGCGTCGGCTTCGACACGTGGGACGAGCAGTCCTACGGGATCTTCGTCTTCGTCGGCTCGGCCGGAACGAACATGACCTTCGGCGCGAACGCGCCGCCGCCGTTCTTGGGTGTTAGCCAGAGCATTCCCCTCAGCGTCACGCTCACGAGCGCCTCGCCAAGCGAGGCGACGCCGAACGAAGGGGTCGTGGACTTCACGATCACGCCGCCAGGGCCGGGAACGCCCATCGTCTTGCCGGTGAACGTCGTGAACGGCGTCGCTTCGACGACTCACGTACCGGGCGCGCCCCTTCCTCTGGGCGTGTACAGCGTCAGCGCCTCGTTCCGTGGGAGCGAGCGGTTCGGTGGCGCCGAAGCGAACGCGTCGTTCGAGGTCAAGGCGACGCAGTTCACGCTCGCGCTCACGTCGAGCGCGACGCCGGCGTCCGACTATACCGCCGTCTACGGCAAGCCCGTCACCTTCACGGCGACGATCGTCGGCGAGGCCTCCGTGCCGCCCGATCCGCTCGGCAACGTCGTCTTCTACGACGGCGACGACGTGATCTCGACGCGCAACATCGGCACGCACGGGACGTCGACCCCGACCGGCGAGACGTACACGACGACGGTGACGACGCAGAGCCTCTTCCTCGCCGCCGGCGCGCACACGATCCGCGCGGTCTACGCAGGCGACCTCAACTACCAGAACCCGAGCGGCGCGCCCGGGACCGACTCCAAGATCGTCCTGATCACGCCGCACGCGTCGACGTTCGCGCTGACGTCGAGCCCCAGGCCCTCGCAGTACGGGCAGGAGGTCACGCTCACCGCCAACGTGGGTGTCGTCCTCAGCGGCGACGAGGCGCCGCCGAGCCCGCCCGCGGGACACGTCGAGTTCTTCCTCTCTCCGCCGGCGAGCGATGCGGTGCCGCCGATCGGATCGGCGCCGGTCGACGCAGGCGTGGCGACGTTCACGACGCGGACCCTCCCCGTCGCGACGCCGACGGGGCACGCGCTCTTTGGACGCTTCGTCCCGACGGTGGCCGGGGGAAACTCGAACTATTCGTCGTCGCAGGGGCAGGTCGCGACGCCCCATCAGGTGCAGCGCGCGGCGACGAGCGTCGCGCTGAGCTCCGGGAGCACGCTCAACGTGGTCGGGCAGGAGATCACGTTCACCGCGCTCGTCGACGGTCAAGCCGGGACGGGAGGTCCGTGGAAGAAGAGCGGCGAGGGCGAGGTGCTCGACCCGACCCTCATCTCCGGTCCGGTGACGTTCTTCGACGGCGCCGACCCGATCGGTACGGCGACGATGAGCGTCACGTCGGACGCGAAGCAGCAGTACACGTTCAAGACGACCGCGCTCGCGGTCGGCGTGCACACCATCACCGCGGTCTACGACGGCAACACGCTCTTCGCGCCGAGCCCCGCCTCGAACGGGCTCACGCAGGTCGTGAATCAAGACGGCGTCTCCGCGACCTTGTCGTCGTCGGCCAACCCGTCCACCTTCGGGGCGAACGTCACGTTCACGGCTCGTCTCTCCTCCACGACCGGCGGCGCGCCGACGGGCACGATCACGTTCATGTCGGGGAGCACGACGATCGGCACGGCGCCGCTCGCCGGCTCGCCGGAGGCGGTCGCGACGTTCACCACCGCCGCGCTCGGCGCGGGGACGCACACGATCGTCGCGAGCTACAGCGGCGATCCTAATCACCCCGCGGGCCCCGCGGCCTCGATCGTCCAGACCGTCAACGGCGCGCCGACGACGACCGCGCTCACGTCGTCGGCGAACCCCGCCGCGTTCGGCCAGAACGTCACGTTGACCGCGACCGTCTCGTCGACGGCGGACGGCGACAAGACGGCGGTCGTGACGTTCCTCGATGGCTCGACCGTGCTCGGGACGGCGCTCGCCAGCGCCGCCGGCGTCGCGACGCTGTCGACGAGCTCGCTCACGATCGGCGCGCACTCGCTCCGCGCGAGCTACGCCGGGAACCCGCGCTTCGCGGCGAGCTCCGGCGCGCTGACGCAGAACGTGACGAAGGGTGGCTCCACCATCGTCGTCGCGTCGTCGGCGAACCCGTCGCTCCTCGGAACGAGCGTGAGCCTCATCGCGACGGTGGCCGCGGCGGCGCCCGCCTCTGGAGTGCCGACGGGCATCGTCACCTTCCGCGAGAACGGCGTCGTGCTGGGGACGGCGACGCTGAGCGCGAGCGGGGTCGCGACGATCGCCGTCGCGACGCTCGGCGAGGGCGATCATCCGATCGTCGCGTCGTACGCGGGTGACACGCGTTTCAACAGCGCGACGGCGGAGGTGTTCACGCAGGGCGTGAGCGCGTCCGCGGCGACGATCGTGGTGACGACGAGCCCGAGCCCGTCGCGGTGGAGCGGCGTGGTGACGATCACGGCGACCTTGACGGGCTCGAGCCCGACCGGCGCTCCCACCGGCACCGTCGAGTTCCGTCGCGGGCCGACCGTGATCGGCACGGCACCCGTCAACGCCTCCGGTGTCGCGACGGCGGCGACGGCGCTCCTCGACGTCGGCACGACCACGATCGACGCGCGCTACAGCGGTGACTCGGCCTACGCCACCGTGACAGGCAGCGTGGCGCACACGGTCGACAAGGCGGAGACG is a window encoding:
- a CDS encoding type II toxin-antitoxin system PemK/MazF family toxin, coding for MKLDRGSIVLVELDPTVGHEQRDVRPCIAVSDPAVNADQRFPLIAVVPVTGTPGVGSMYPELAPGKSGLIKTSYALIDHLRSIDKRRIRRVFGRIAKDELAAVAQGIQLFLGLDA
- a CDS encoding Ig-like domain repeat protein, which encodes MKHPFWIVVLGFLLAFTGCDLGGAPEDARFDSVKSAGNVMPGATWTSVYTSHYYNESSYGEPVELRAEVCPSNETDGTPSGNLTFHIDGQSIPGVYDGGSQGCGQWTLIVSDMSVTGEGNSHQISATYAGNPPLLGSSSEPFWFRVYTAYTFTTIEMTLGGPPEETDVVYGEPLEFKVRVRRGYGQEAIAAGAGVVPLSHEIQPTGEVSLVLSPNGKGGGQSRTLGPMNLVPDVEGTATATFRINPATVGGPLDVGSWIVDAEYTDPNENFNDSATYGRCIQCVGFDTWDEQSYGIFVFVGSAGTNMTFGANAPPPFLGVSQSIPLSVTLTSASPSEATPNEGVVDFTITPPGPGTPIVLPVNVVNGVASTTHVPGAPLPLGVYSVSASFRGSERFGGAEANASFEVKATQFTLALTSSATPASDYTAVYGKPVTFTATIVGEASVPPDPLGNVVFYDGDDVISTRNIGTHGTSTPTGETYTTTVTTQSLFLAAGAHTIRAVYAGDLNYQNPSGAPGTDSKIVLITPHASTFALTSSPRPSQYGQEVTLTANVGVVLSGDEAPPSPPAGHVEFFLSPPASDAVPPIGSAPVDAGVATFTTRTLPVATPTGHALFGRFVPTVAGGNSNYSSSQGQVATPHQVQRAATSVALSSGSTLNVVGQEITFTALVDGQAGTGGPWKKSGEGEVLDPTLISGPVTFFDGADPIGTATMSVTSDAKQQYTFKTTALAVGVHTITAVYDGNTLFAPSPASNGLTQVVNQDGVSATLSSSANPSTFGANVTFTARLSSTTGGAPTGTITFMSGSTTIGTAPLAGSPEAVATFTTAALGAGTHTIVASYSGDPNHPAGPAASIVQTVNGAPTTTALTSSANPAAFGQNVTLTATVSSTADGDKTAVVTFLDGSTVLGTALASAAGVATLSTSSLTIGAHSLRASYAGNPRFAASSGALTQNVTKGGSTIVVASSANPSLLGTSVSLIATVAAAAPASGVPTGIVTFRENGVVLGTATLSASGVATIAVATLGEGDHPIVASYAGDTRFNSATAEVFTQGVSASAATIVVTTSPSPSRWSGVVTITATLTGSSPTGAPTGTVEFRRGPTVIGTAPVNASGVATAATALLDVGTTTIDARYSGDSAYATVTGSVAHTVDKAETTTTISSSKASSNAGEPVTITASVTSPAGAVAGEVEFFAGATSLGTVALSGGSASFTATTFVTGDYELKATYKGNDRFESSSSSVLSQRVNAAPDGGAGSTSGGPGTPPGSTPPPGVGDGGLGVGTIDPGSVGSGGDDCSVANPGTSSTGFGAFVGLACTLLALARRRRSHPTA